The DNA sequence GTTACAGCTGTTCACTTTCAAATGTGTATGCTTTGTGAAATTGAAATGGAGTAAAATTATATGCAGACCATTAAAACACTCAATTTGACAAAGACAATACAAACAATAATACAAAGACAATAACTTGAAAtgttcacactgtgtgtgtgtgtgtgtgtgtgtgtgtgtgtgtgtgtgtgtgtgtgtgtgtgtgtgtgtgtgtgtgtgtgtgtgtgtgtgtgtgtgtgtgtgtgtgtgtgtgtgtgtgtgtgtgtgtgtgtgtgtgtgtgtgtgtgtgttcttaaTGTAGCTTTTTTTTGACTGGAGGGCGGGGGCTAGTTGTAGTCCTAAGTAATCTCGTCATTGTGTTCACACTTTGTTCCTGataaccagtgttgtgctagttactgaaaaatagtaactagttaccgttactagttacttcattaaaaagtaactcagttacttagaccaaaaagtaatgcattactatgaaaagtaactttttagttactttaaataaaaacattattttaaatgctcccattaatgcccctctagccttcatttcagcaggtactgtatggatttgcattgtgcatcatgttctgcattctaTACAGTCTCCcctcttcttcacttcctgtgtcaataacgttggttgcttagcaacaagcggagaacggccaatgagcttcagcgagcagcttaacggaccctttgatgaatcgttcattacagttctcaaatgTAACCAATgctggcatgtcggtttataagaatctttttgcccagaagaaaaaagagccacAAAACGACcagtagccagaaataacggagtaacgcaccgtttggtaacggtaattgggtcactgaatttaaaaagtaatgcgttagagtattagttaccgcaaaactaacggcattacttaacgcgttactaaataacacgttagtcccaacactgctgATAACTGATGTCctaaaggctcagttatggttctgcgtcacaccaacgcagagcacacgccgcagccgtgacgccgtgctgaacccttctgacttctccgtctctccatttggtcgcggtgcagtaccccccgcggccactagttagcgatctttttctgaatggtttatccgactttttccggtcacagtaaatcaaagagataatgacaactattgtgcaaaaatcaaaaacaaaaaaaatcacatataaacgaagaaaagagccctggaagttcactactgattcaaaccggaaaccggaaatgcttcgctttcaaacgaaccaatcacagccctctccgtttgcgtgtggtcggcgtctcctcgacgcgtagttacaattttcgggaggtgcacgtcagagacggcgcaggtgacggcgtgtcctctgcgtcgatccaaaccacacgccgtaggcacggcgccattttgacgcagaaccataactgagccttaaCTGTAGCAAAATTTCCATTACAAACTAAAGCAACAAGGTGCAGTTGCAGAGGTGAGGTTGGGAGTCGTGTTTCCACtgaacagtttttgttttttgtttttttaagagtgCAACTCTCCAACATCTCGCTCCATACCACCATTACTCTCTCTATCTCATCCCATTGGACTTTGCTTCAAAACAAAGAAGTAGAAAATCTTGACTTCAAAGAAGATTGATGGAAGTATCTTTAGCTTTGGGCAAGTTATTGTGACTGCTGTCACCGCTGTGGCGAAGATTGTCAACAGAAGACGAAGGCAgcagatgatcattcaaatgattattcaaagTCAAAGCTCCTAATGATTCATAATGATTCAGTAGTGTTATAGGACAACTACATCATATAAATGAGGGCAGAAACAGCCGGACACTAGATTTTGATGGCTTTGTATTGACCGACTACATCATTTCCCGTGTTGCTGGAGATGTTCAAATGCGTAAAAAGTGTCTCCATTACTCTTTGCGATAAACTGGACTGGCGACACATCTGCAAATTGACCTCATGAAAGCTTAAAAAGCTTTTTGTAAcatttggtgtttttcttttttcaaattctaCGTTTCAGGTTTTACTTAGCGATATTTAAGTTTTGTCCAATTCTAGTAGTAATGGTAATGTGACTATATGTTTTGTACACTAAACCTATGCCGAaaacggctgcactaccagctgcgccaccatgCCTCAATGCTTTATATTTTCTATTCAGCTGGATGCACCCAAATGTAACATTCATATTGGACCAGTCAGGAAGAAGTCATATGTATATCTACTCTTTCTGAAGCAGGTTGTCTCTGAGTGATTAGTTTGATTTATAATTGTTTGATGCactccctttaaaaaaaaaaatcatcctccCTCCTTACCTCTTCTTCCATGGTGTATTTGCAGTTTTTCACTCTTTATAGCAGCTCTCTCTCAtatcaaaattattttcaatgaaattatattaatatttgagGTCAGGAAATAACCTAACTCACAATCCTGTCAAGATATTATCTGGTGATAATAGATTGGCTCTTCAGGCGAGATATACATTTTAAGTACTGGGTGTCCACAcaatatatttaaaatgttaaatagaAATAGACAACTAATTGTTAAATTACACTAATGaacacatttttaaattattgtGAAACTTTGCTACAGGCGTCACTTGATGCAGATCATATGACTCGCTGCAGGACTCCACCGCTGGTGTATTTTCAGCCAGAGATGTTTTTAAAGATCAGTTATGTCCCCATTAAATTTTGGCAATgaaatatgtttgtttgtttctttgtttttctctggATGTTCCTGACTTCCTCTGACACTCCAAAGACATAAGTGATAGGTTGAGTGGGGGTTCTATGTTACCCAGATTGTAAGTGTGctcatttgtctctgtgtagCCTGTGATGGACCACTGGCCTATCTAACGTACCCCACATCTTGCTTGATGAGAACTGGGATAGTCCCCAGTTGCGAGGAAAACACAACTCTGTTCAAGATGTATTGGGTGTAAAAGGAAGAATGGATGTTTCCTTATTCTTGTTTATTTCTCTCATTTCATTAGATCCTATGATATGAAAAAAGCTGGCGACTACAACAACCTGAGCCATAGCCCAGGCCTCTCGGGTCAGTCATCTCCACGGCCAGTTGTGACACCACGCATTAACAACGCTGTCCACCACAACAACATTGGTTTCATCGGTCCCCAATTGCCACCACACATGGCCAAGGTAATGCCAAATCTATTCAGAGGATAATTTTAGTAAtggtaatgtgttttttttgtttttaaataatcaatacaaacatGAGTCCAGGTTTTATTTGGATAAGCAgtgtatgtttttgtgtcttttttctttCGCCAGAACACTGTCCATATTAACGGGAATGGAACTCTTAGGGATTATCCCACCAGCTCTAAGAGCAGCACCAGCAGTGCATTAGGAAAACCTGGCCACGTACCGACTCCCTCCTCCATTTCACACGCAGTCAGCCGACCTACAATGATACCAGACCAAGACAAAAGACAAAagctttcatttttcattggacaaggcaaacaaaaccgaccatcctcttcatcttcttaCAGCCAGCCCTCCTCTGCTAGCAGCTCCTCCTCTGCTAACAGCTCCTCCTCTGCTAgcagctcctcctccagctctttatCCTCCTCACAGTCTACCTCAGACGTCCAGTCGGACATCCGATTTGTTCCACGTCAATTTAACCATGTTAACGGCAAGTCTAGCAGTAATGGCGAATACCCCGCTGGCGGAAATGGAGCGTCTTTCTTGGTGCCGTACAGCCAAGAGTCTTCAGAAGAATCTGATCAGGAGACTTGCAGCACCATGGATAATGGGTGCTTATCCAAGTCTCAGACTAAAGAAAGTAACATCGTAGGAGATGAATGTGCTGCTTCTCCTAAAACCACCAATGGAGAGTCAGGAGTGCACCATAATGGCAATGATTTAAATGGAGCAACCTGCGGAGTCTCTAAATCCAACCAGAATGGACAGTATTATGGACACCACAAAGTGAATGGACACAGCACCCCTGAGAAGGTAAATTATAACCATTCTCTGTAAATCAGGGTTTCCgctgggttttaaaaagtattaaaaagtggaatgaaaattgccaaatttaaggccattaaaagtgttaaattcactgtcagatgtattattttttttaaattggtattattttttaccttttacattttaagcagtctattttattgtcattcacaaagtgaaataaatgtgaaacatctggtcaacatcaatgagtctataaatctgttctgtatagtgttctataggtcaaaatttgaattaatgttaaaaggtccgtgattaacacttaatgttgtgacagttttttaaaaaaatctgaaggtagtgaaaaaggtattaaattggtattaaatttaacataaggattgctgtataaaccctgtaaATGCATGGATGAATTTCCATAAGCAATGTTTTATGACCAAATTTCTTCTTTTACATTTTCTAACCACTCAGATCCCTGGAAGCAATAATGGGAGTTCGTCGTCTGTGACAGTTGTTCCTAATGGATTAGGCAGAGACCACAGTCAACCAAAGTAAGATACACATCCTGAGCTGAAAAGGTGTTCCTACAATGCTGCATTGACATTTAGATTTCTGTTTCTAATAACATGGATACAATTTTGACACTTTGCTTCCTTAAAAGCGATTTGTTAATATGCTTGTATTgtattctttttgttttcagcaAACAGATACACAGTCCTGCCTCATCCCAGCCCGGTTCTTTTCAGAACGTTCTTCCTGCTGCTACTGAGAGCCACTGCTTCCCGATTTCTGACATAAGGGCTAAAACAGTCTCTGAACCCCTGCCTCACCATGCACCATCGTCTGCTGTTGGCTCTCCAGCTTTAGCTACTACAAAGACCCATTCTGCTGCATCCAATGAAGTGGCATCGCCTGGACATCATGGCAGTTTTGCTCCCTTATCCTCGCAGCCAGATTGCTCTCAAAGTATCAATGGGATGTCTGGTGCTCCAGCGACGGTTAGCAAGAGTGACGATGAGGCCAAGGAATCCCTGCTGACCAAATGTTTATCAGCAGGGACTGAAGAGGAAACAGCAAATAAGGAGCAGTGCCAGTCCAAGCCTATTTCCAAAGGCAATGAAAGGCAATCTTCCCGAGACAGGGAGAGGGACAGACTGAACTCTGATTACAGCAGAAACAGAGAGAGCCACTACAGGGACAGGAGTAAGGTGCGAGAGGGTGATGGCGATCGTCATTGGTACAGAAGAGATTACCGAGATCACCATCACTCATACAAGGAACGTAACTACCGGGAGTGGGAGCCTGAGCGGCGCTGGCAGCGAACTGTTCACCACTCTAGGGATCGTGACCGTTCTTCACGACGGTCTTACAATTATAGCCACTACCACCAACGCTCCGATGTGGACTATGAGCGGAGGGGATACAACTACTCTCATCATGAGGAGCCTCAAAGCCATTGGAGGTGGCAGCAGGACAGTCGAGAATCACGGGGGATGAAGGACAAGAGGTACACTTGGGATAGGGACTATTACTACTCAAAAGAGAGGAGTTCTTCCCCGGAAAAATCCAAGTCTAAGGGATCTCCCCCACAGGCTTCCCTATCCAGTTATGACATGGCTCCGAAAAGGGAAGATCAGAGGACTGCTGATAGTCTGAGAAACGAGAGAGATTACAGCTCTGAAGAACACTGCtccaaaaaacacaagaaaagcaAGAAAAAGAAGTCCAAAGATAAAGAGAGGCACCACAAAAGTGGGTAAGTATTACTTTACTTGATTTAATACAAACTAAAAGTTTCTGCCACTCAGGAATCTGTTAAGGAAAGAGATAGTTTCGCTAGATGGTTGAGCTTCATAGTGTGAAAACATGGAATATGAAGGTTACTTTCATGTTCTCAATTCAAAACATAAAACCTTTTTATTGTTGAGAGGAGCATCCAGTCTACTCTAGTGAAGCTATCTATTGAaaattgaaaatgttttgtCCATTGCAGACCCAATTTCAATTTAACTATTTCAGTCATTTGCAAAATCTTGAGTATTTTCAAATTATTGCATAGTTGCACCAATTTGCTCCATGATTTGCTCCTCTAAGTAACTGACACACCAAGCttaagaaaacttttttatCCTTTGTATCAAGTTCTGACTGCTAGTGGCAATAAACAAAGTGGATATGCCATCTTGCACTCTGTGCAGGTCAAGTTTTTATGTAAACAAAGTCACATTACGCATGTGACATGTCGGCTACTGTTGCACTTGCACTATAAATAACGCGCGGTAGACGACGTCCAGTCTCAAGATCGTCTCGTGCCAAGGGGGTGAACAACTGATCTGTGTGACTGGGAATCATCCAGGGACTCGTAGAACCATAGTCAACTAGATAACTTCTGTTACGCTGCCAAAGTCTGCATTCAATAATATTATAACTGCCTACATGCACAGGATGAAAGATACGAGTAATCTGCAGCAGAGGTTATTACCAGAGTTATCAGTCTGCTGTTACTTGTGCATGCATGCCCAGTGAGCATGGATGGCTCTGTGATACGTGTTTACTGTGGTGTAATGTCCACAGAGATCTTTTCTAAAACGTAgtagaaaaacaaatgtgtaagGACTAGTGGACACAGACTAGTTTAAAACGGATAGTTTCTCTCATTTTCTGACTTTAAAAGTGCATTATGTACCAGTAAGTTTAGAAGTCTTGTTCTATAGTTTGATTTTGTTAAATTCATAATGGAGTATGgactgtttattttctttagcaAGCTATAAAATACATTCTTTTTTTCAAGTTCTAAGACATAATAATTAAAAACTTTTACACAATTTCTTGGCCTTTTAATAATGAAACGATTAGTCCGAGGTTAGTTTTGTTGTTTCACACTGTTGTCTGTCCTCCCCTAGAAGCTCGGATGTAGATTCAGACACAGCCTTTGAaacaaggaagaagaaaaagaagaagaggaggcacCGGGACAGCGACTCTCAGCAAGAAATCTCGGATGCTGCACGGAGCCACAAGAACAGAAGCAGTGACGAGAGGGAGAGTCGTAAACGGCGTTACTCTGACATCAGAGACTCTAAACATGCTAATGGCTTTTCACCGGAAAAACGTCACTGCTCAGACTATGCCGACGCCAGCA is a window from the Cololabis saira isolate AMF1-May2022 chromosome 19, fColSai1.1, whole genome shotgun sequence genome containing:
- the usp42 gene encoding ubiquitin carboxyl-terminal hydrolase 42 isoform X2 translates to MTIVDRSSEKSDHESVGFNRSSFTSGDVGMDGSCSSSWPVGPTMPSDSPRIKSPGGCLGPTPCAAVQNSTLSSIDRSKDQVISSGDGIELPQKVLFSPERLSLKWNQVHRIGAGLQNMGNTCFLNSALQCLTYTPPLANYMLTREHSKTCHEPGFCMMCTMQNHIIQVFANSGNVIKPIGVLNELKRIAKHFRYGSQEDAHEFLRYTVDAMQKSCLPGTKLDRQTQATTFIHQVFGGYLRSRVKCLNCKAVSDTFDPFLDITLEIKMTPSVSKALEQFVKPEQLDGENAYKCTKCKKMVTASKRFTIHRSPNVLTLSLKRFANFTGGKLTKDVKYPEYLDLQPFMSQSQGESQIYGLYAVLVHSGFSCHAGHYFCYIKASNGQWYQMNDSSVSVSDIRSVLNQQAYVLFYTKSYDMKKAGDYNNLSHSPGLSGQSSPRPVVTPRINNAVHHNNIGFIGPQLPPHMAKNTVHINGNGTLRDYPTSSKSSTSSALGKPGHVPTPSSISHAVSRPTMIPDQDKRQKLSFFIGQGKQNRPSSSSSYSQPSSASSSSSANSSSSASSSSSSSLSSSQSTSDVQSDIRFVPRQFNHVNGKSSSNGEYPAGGNGASFLVPYSQESSEESDQETCSTMDNGCLSKSQTKESNIVGDECAASPKTTNGESGVHHNGNDLNGATCGVSKSNQNGQYYGHHKVNGHSTPEKIPGSNNGSSSSVTVVPNGLGRDHSQPNKQIHSPASSQPGSFQNVLPAATESHCFPISDIRAKTVSEPLPHHAPSSAVGSPALATTKTHSAASNEVASPGHHGSFAPLSSQPDCSQSINGMSGAPATVSKSDDEAKESLLTKCLSAGTEEETANKEQCQSKPISKGNERQSSRDRERDRLNSDYSRNRESHYRDRSKVREGDGDRHWYRRDYRDHHHSYKERNYREWEPERRWQRTVHHSRDRDRSSRRSYNYSHYHQRSDVDYERRGYNYSHHEEPQSHWRWQQDSRESRGMKDKRYTWDRDYYYSKERSSSPEKSKSKGSPPQASLSSYDMAPKREDQRTADSLRNERDYSSEEHCSKKHKKSKKKKSKDKERHHKKARM
- the usp42 gene encoding ubiquitin carboxyl-terminal hydrolase 42 isoform X1; the protein is MTIVDRSSEKSDHESVGFNRSSFTSGDVGMDGSCSSSWPVGPTMPSDSPRIKSPGGCLGPTPCAAVQNSTLSSIDRSKDQVISSGDGIELPQKVLFSPERLSLKWNQVHRIGAGLQNMGNTCFLNSALQCLTYTPPLANYMLTREHSKTCHEPGFCMMCTMQNHIIQVFANSGNVIKPIGVLNELKRIAKHFRYGSQEDAHEFLRYTVDAMQKSCLPGTKLDRQTQATTFIHQVFGGYLRSRVKCLNCKAVSDTFDPFLDITLEIKMTPSVSKALEQFVKPEQLDGENAYKCTKCKKMVTASKRFTIHRSPNVLTLSLKRFANFTGGKLTKDVKYPEYLDLQPFMSQSQGESQIYGLYAVLVHSGFSCHAGHYFCYIKASNGQWYQMNDSSVSVSDIRSVLNQQAYVLFYTKSYDMKKAGDYNNLSHSPGLSGQSSPRPVVTPRINNAVHHNNIGFIGPQLPPHMAKNTVHINGNGTLRDYPTSSKSSTSSALGKPGHVPTPSSISHAVSRPTMIPDQDKRQKLSFFIGQGKQNRPSSSSSYSQPSSASSSSSANSSSSASSSSSSSLSSSQSTSDVQSDIRFVPRQFNHVNGKSSSNGEYPAGGNGASFLVPYSQESSEESDQETCSTMDNGCLSKSQTKESNIVGDECAASPKTTNGESGVHHNGNDLNGATCGVSKSNQNGQYYGHHKVNGHSTPEKIPGSNNGSSSSVTVVPNGLGRDHSQPNKQIHSPASSQPGSFQNVLPAATESHCFPISDIRAKTVSEPLPHHAPSSAVGSPALATTKTHSAASNEVASPGHHGSFAPLSSQPDCSQSINGMSGAPATVSKSDDEAKESLLTKCLSAGTEEETANKEQCQSKPISKGNERQSSRDRERDRLNSDYSRNRESHYRDRSKVREGDGDRHWYRRDYRDHHHSYKERNYREWEPERRWQRTVHHSRDRDRSSRRSYNYSHYHQRSDVDYERRGYNYSHHEEPQSHWRWQQDSRESRGMKDKRYTWDRDYYYSKERSSSPEKSKSKGSPPQASLSSYDMAPKREDQRTADSLRNERDYSSEEHCSKKHKKSKKKKSKDKERHHKSGSSDVDSDTAFETRKKKKKKRRHRDSDSQQEISDAARSHKNRSSDERESRKRRYSDIRDSKHANGFSPEKRHCSDYADASREHLAPSRHTPPSNGSAHPHLNGHTGNGYSRTNSHGLKH